The region TCCGGATCGGGTTCGGGCTCGGGGTCCGGGGTCAGCGACTCGACCAGCGGCAGGACCCGGTGCGGCACGCGTTCGCTCAGCGCTATCTCGGTGCGGATGCGGACCACACCGGTCAGCCGGCCGAGCCGCTGGATGATCCCCTCCAGATGCGCGTTGTCCCGTGCGACGACCCGGGTCAGCAGGTCACCGCCGCTGCCGGTGATCGAGAACGCCTCGACGATCTCGGGCACACCGGCGAGCGCGTCGGCCACGTCGTCCAGGTGGCCCCTGGCGACCTCGATCCGTACGAAGGCCAGGACCGGATGGCCCAGTGCCGCGGGGGACACCCGGGGGCCGGCCATGACGATCACCCCGTCGCGTTCCAGCCGTTCCAGCCGGGCCTGCAGGGTGCCGCGGGCGACGCCCAGGATGCGGGCGTACTCGCGGACGCTCGTACGCGGCCGGTCGAGCAGCAGCCGCAGTATTCGGGCGTCCAGGGCGTCGAAGGGCATGGGCCCGCGGTCTCCTTGTCGTCGGGATGTCATGATCACCGTACTGATGGCCCGGAGCAGACCGACTACTTTGAGCCATCACCGCAGCGAGCGGCCCCCCGCACCGCCCAACGGCCCCGGAAGGCGGCCGGTCCGGCGGGCCACTGGCGGCTCCGGGCGGCCCCGGGGGCGACGTACCGGACGTCAGGTACTACTCTCAGCCGCCGTACAGACATCAGGCGGAAGAGGTACGGCAGTGGCCGGGCACGTTTACATCGGGTCGTTCACTTCGGCGGGCGGGCGCGGGCTCACCACGGCCGCCGTAGACCCGGACACGGGGGCGCTGACAGCGCTCGGGGACACCGCCGATGTGCCCAACCCGTCCTTCCTCACCGCGTCCCCCGACGGCAGGACGCTCTACACCGTCAGCGAGACCGAACCCGAGGGCGCCGCCGCCGCCTTCTCGCTCGCCGACCCGGCCGCCCCGAAACTGCTCGGTGCCCCGGTGGCCGTGCGCGGCGGGTCCCCCACGCACCTGACCGTCCACCAGGGCCACCTGCTGACGGCCAACTACGCGGAGCCCGGCAGCGTCAGCGTGCTCGCGATCGAGGACGACGGCAGCCTCGGCGGGCTGCGCTCGGTGCTGGAGCACGAGGGCGACGGGCCGAACCAGGAACGCCAGCACGGGCCGCACGCGCACGCGGTGCTGTCCGACCCGACCGGGCGCTGGGCGGTCAGCGTGGACCTGGGCACCGACTCGGTCAGGGTCTGCGAACTCGACCCGGCCGGCGGGGAGCTGGAGATCGAGCGGGAGCTGGGCCTGCGCTCCGGCATCGGCCCGCGCCATCTGACCTTCCACCCGGCCGGCGGCCACGCCTATGTGATGAACGAGCTGGACTCCGTCGTCACCGCCTGCAGCTGGGACCCCGCGCGCGGCAGCCTGCGCCCGCTAGCCGAGACCAGGGTGCTGCCGGACGGCACCGAAGGCGAGAACTACCCCTCGGAGCTGGTCATCTCGCACGACGGCCGGTTCGCGTGGGCGGCCAACCGCGGCCACAACAGCATCGCGGTGCTCGGCCTGGACGAGACCGGCGAGCGCCTGGAGCTGCTGGACACCGTTGGCTGCGGCGGCGACTGGCCGCGGCACCTGACCCTCGACCCGTCCGGCACCCGGCTGTACGCGGCCAACGAGCGCTCAGGCGACGTCACCTGGTTCGACGTCGACCCGGGCACCGGCATCCCCAAGCAGGCCGGTTCGCTCGACGTGCCGGCCGCGTCCTGCGTGCTCTTCGTCTGACACCTGCCGGACATCCGGCATTCGGCCGACATCCGCGGGCGGCACAGACTGCGACGGGCGGCGCCTTGTGAAGGGTGCCGCCCGCGCCGCGCCGTCCCGTGCCCGCCGGACCGCCGTTCAGTGGATCGGCGCGCCCTGCGGCTGCTGCATCGCGAGGCCGAGCGCGGCCGCGTACTGCGTGACCACCAGCTTGCCGACCGCCGGGTAGGGGCCGAGCGCGTCGGCGCCCGAGCAGCCCGCCTCGGCCGCCGCGGTGTGCAGCAGCTGCGGGGCGATCTCCGGGCCGATCAGGCAGGGCGCGAGCGCCAGCGTGCCGGACCCGGAGGAACGCAGCTGGTCCGCGGCCCGCGCGATGGCGCCGTCCTCGTCCAGCGCCGCCGCGAGCACCGGCACCGCGAGCCTGGCGGCCAGCAGCAGCCCGGTCACCCCCGCGGCCTGCGCCGCCTCCTCGCCGCCCACCGTGGCCAGAATGATGCCGTCGGCCGCCGTCGCGACCGTGAACAGCCGGGCCCGGTCGGCGCGGGCCAGGCCCGCCTCCGACAGGCGGACGTGCAGCGCCTCGGCGAGCAGCGGGTGCGGCCCCAGCACCTCGGTCAGCTCGACCTGGGCCTTGCTGTCGGCGACGGCCTGCCGGATCCGGCGCAGCACCGACGCCTCGGGGCCGGCCAGCAGCGGGACCACCACCGCGGTGGTGTCCTCACCCGTGCGCTCCGCCGCGACCTGGTCGAGCACGCTGCGCAGCGACGGGAATTCGCCGTCGTGGTCGCCCTCGCCGTCCACGAAGCCGATCCGCGGGTCGAGCCCCGACAGCTCGGAGCGGGCGATGCTGACGACCTCCTCGGCCAGGCTCAGCACCGCGGCGGACGGAGTGCCGGGAACGGCGAGGACAAGCACCGGCGCGCCCTCGGGCGCGGCCAGCGCCTCCGGTCGGCGGTGGCGTCCGGTCTGGCGCGGGCGCGGCATGCGAACGGGAAGGCCGGAGGCGGGGCTGCCTGTGGTAGTGCTCATGGCGACGCATGCTAACGCCTTGCGGCGTCCTGATGTTCAGCCGGGTACGAGACAGGTCAGACCTGTCCAGAACTGTCCGTTTCCCCGGTCACGTGCGGTCACACCGCCATCATCGTATGCGTCTGAGCAGCGGCTATCGTCGTACGACGTGCAGCATCGCACCGTCGCAGGGCAGTGTCAGCGCGTCATC is a window of Streptomyces sp. NBC_01477 DNA encoding:
- a CDS encoding sirohydrochlorin chelatase, with protein sequence MSTTTGSPASGLPVRMPRPRQTGRHRRPEALAAPEGAPVLVLAVPGTPSAAVLSLAEEVVSIARSELSGLDPRIGFVDGEGDHDGEFPSLRSVLDQVAAERTGEDTTAVVVPLLAGPEASVLRRIRQAVADSKAQVELTEVLGPHPLLAEALHVRLSEAGLARADRARLFTVATAADGIILATVGGEEAAQAAGVTGLLLAARLAVPVLAAALDEDGAIARAADQLRSSGSGTLALAPCLIGPEIAPQLLHTAAAEAGCSGADALGPYPAVGKLVVTQYAAALGLAMQQPQGAPIH
- a CDS encoding Lrp/AsnC family transcriptional regulator codes for the protein MPFDALDARILRLLLDRPRTSVREYARILGVARGTLQARLERLERDGVIVMAGPRVSPAALGHPVLAFVRIEVARGHLDDVADALAGVPEIVEAFSITGSGGDLLTRVVARDNAHLEGIIQRLGRLTGVVRIRTEIALSERVPHRVLPLVESLTPDPEPEPDPEPGPGADPADGGQRDAR
- a CDS encoding lactonase family protein; amino-acid sequence: MAGHVYIGSFTSAGGRGLTTAAVDPDTGALTALGDTADVPNPSFLTASPDGRTLYTVSETEPEGAAAAFSLADPAAPKLLGAPVAVRGGSPTHLTVHQGHLLTANYAEPGSVSVLAIEDDGSLGGLRSVLEHEGDGPNQERQHGPHAHAVLSDPTGRWAVSVDLGTDSVRVCELDPAGGELEIERELGLRSGIGPRHLTFHPAGGHAYVMNELDSVVTACSWDPARGSLRPLAETRVLPDGTEGENYPSELVISHDGRFAWAANRGHNSIAVLGLDETGERLELLDTVGCGGDWPRHLTLDPSGTRLYAANERSGDVTWFDVDPGTGIPKQAGSLDVPAASCVLFV